In Actinomadura luteofluorescens, the sequence AGCATCCCGTCCGGGCGGGGCATGAAGTCCTCGGCGAGGTTCCCGCAGGCGTCGCGGACGTAGCGGACGTTCTCCAGCGCCAGGTCGCGGTCCGACAGCCAGGGGGTGTGGATGCCCTCGGTCATCATCCCGATCAGGATGATCGACTGCCCGGTCATCACGCCGGCGAGGTTGAAGAACGCGTCCAGCAGGTAGCCGGCGAAGATGTTGCCGGTCATGTGCTTGGTCGGCGGCATGTACTTCAGCGGCGCGCCGGGGAACAGCTCCCGGACGAGCTGGGCGTGCGCCAGCTCCATCCGGAACGACTCGGGGATCGCCGGGTTGATCTCGAAGGCGTGGCCGAGGCCGAGCTGGTCGTCGGCGAGGCCGGCCTCGTGCCCGAACCGCTCGTTCAGCAGCTGGCTGACGACCACGGTGTGCGCGGCGTCGACCGCGTCGGCGGTGGTGAGGTAGTTGTCCTCGCCGGTGTTGATGACGATGCCGGCGCGGGCGTGGATCTGCCGGGAGAACCGCTGGTCGATGAACGTGCGGCGCGGGTTGATGTCGCGGAAGATGATGCCGTACATGCAGTCGTTCAGCATCATGTCCAGGCGCTCCAGCCCGGCGAGCGTCGCGATCTCCGGCATGCACAGCCCGGAGGCGTAGTTCGTCAGGCGCACGTACCGGCCGAGCTCGCGGGACACCTCGTCCAGGGCCGCGCGCATCAGCCGGAAGTTCTCCCGGGTGGCGTAGGTGCCGGCGTAGCCCTCCCGGGTGGCACCCTCGGGCACGAAGTCCAGCAGCGACTGCCCGGTGGAGCGGATCACCGCGACGACGTCGGCGCCCTCGCGCGCGGCGGCCTGCGCCTGCGGGATGTCCTCGTAGATGTCGCCGGTCGCCACGATCAGGTAGACCAGCGGCCTGGCCGGGTCGGCCCGGTCGGGGGTGGGCAGCTCGGCCAGCAGCCGGTCGCGCTCGGCACGGCGCCGGTCGATGCGCGCCATGCCGCCGCGGGCCGCCTCGCCCGCGGCCTTGCGGGCGTGCTCGGCGTCGGTGCCGGACGGGAGCCGGAACGACACCCTCCCCCGGGCGGCGGCCCGGGCCAGGTCGTCCAGGGAGCCGTGCGAGCCGGTCAGCAGCGCGTCCCAGACCGGCAGGGCGAGCCCGTGCTCCAGGCCCACCTGGCCGCGGACGGCGTCGGCGAGGTGGTTGGCCCAGGGGCGCCCCTCATCGTCGGCGCCGGTCAGGCCCGCCAGCCGCAGCAGTGCCCGCTCGACCGAGACGGTGGTGTGGGAGCGGGCCATGTCGATGATGGGTTCGGCGGCCCGGGCGGCCAGGCGCCGGGCGGTGCGCACCGCCTCCGGGTCGAGGTCCAGCTTTCCCTGCGGCGCCATTGCCGTCTCCCCTCACGCAGCCGCCCCTCTCAGGCCGGTCCGAACAATCATCCGTCATACCGAGTTCTCTACGGGAGATCTTCCGGTACGAACACCGTATTCCACAAGAACTAGCACCAGATCTCCCGCTACCTTCCGCAGGCGGGCAGCCCCATCTTCCCCCTGCGAGCGGTCATCTCACCCCCAGGTGACGGTCCGCGACAACCCATGTCGTGACGACTCTGGGTAAAGCTATGCTCACCCCTGGTCATGGACGGACCGATACCGGGAGGGGCATGATCCTTTACTTCGCGGCCGCGGCCTGCGCCGTCGGCGTGGTCATCGTGGCGGGCCAGTTGGTACGGCGAGCGCGCGGAAGCGTGGACGACGCCGCCCCTGACGGCCCCACGTCCTCCCACACCGGGGCGATGCTCTCCGCGCTGTTCCTGCTGGCGTTCGCCATCGCCATCGTCGTGCCGTGGACGACGGCCGACTCCGCCCGCTCCAACACCTACACCGAGAGCCAGGCGATCGCCGAGGCGTACTGGGCCGCCCAGCGCCTCCCCGCGGCCGACGCCCGGCGCGTCCAGGACGGGCTCATCGCCTACGTCGAACTCGTCCGCGGGCCCGAGTGGCGGCTGATGAAGAAGGGCCGCCTCACCGACCGCGGCTGGGCCGACCTCGACGGGCTGCGACGCGAGGCCATCGCCGTCCAGGCCGGAACCGACGAGGCCAAGGACGCGCGCAGCGCCGTCCTGGACCACCTCGGCGAGATCTCCGCGGCGCGGCGCCAGCGCGCCATGGACGCCCGCACGACGCCGCCCGCCGGACTGCTCGCCGTCACCCTCGTCACCGGCATCGTGGTCCTGCTGCTGCCGTTCCTCGCGGGCGCCCGCCCGCGCGGCATGGCGCTGGTGCCGCTGTCGCTGATGGCGGCCCTGCTCGCCGCCGGGGCCTACCTCACCGTCGACATCTCCCACGTGTTCACCGGCGCCCTCGCCGTCGGACCCGAGGCGTTCACCGGGCTGCACGCCGACCTGCAGCGCATCGCGGGGGGCGGCTGATGCGCCCGCGCCCCGTCCCGCGCGCCGCCGCCACGGGCAGGGCGCGGCCGACCCGCACCCTGCCGGTGCGCGCTCTGCCGGTGCGGGCTCTGCCGGCTCTGACCCTGCCCGCCCTGACCCTGCCCGCCGTCATGCTCGGATTCCCCGCCGCCGCGCAGGCCGGCCCGGTGCCGACGCCCAGGATCAGCGTGTGCATCGACATCGAGATCGGCGGCGGCCCCGCCGACGACTGCGAACCGCCGGCCACCTCCCCGACCCCGCCCCCGCCGCCGCAGGAGCCGCCCCCCGACACCCCCGAACCCCCGCCGCCTCCCCAGACTCCGCCGGAGCCGCCGCCCGAACCGCCGCCTCCGCCACCCCCACCTCCCCCGGAGCCCGAGCCGCCCGCCCCGGCGCCGCCCCCGCCGGCGGCCGCGCCGCGGCCCCGGCCCGCGGCCCTCGCGCCGGGCCCGCCCCCGCGGACGCGGCCCGAACCGGCGGCGCCCGCGCCGCCAAGGAAGCCCACGAAGGCCAAGAAGCCCCCACCGGTGCGGGCGCACACGGCGCCCCGCCCGAAGAAGGAGCCGCCGCGGCGCCGCGACCCGCTGCGCTCCTCGCTCGTGCTGGTCGTCATCGCCGTCGTCATCAGCGCCGGCACCGCCATCGCCTTCGCGCACTGAGCCCGGCGCGCGACCGGACCGGCGCCCACCGCCCACGCCCGCCGCGGAGGCGGGCGTGGGCGGCGCGGTCAGGCGCGGCGGCCGACTCCGCCGAAGACGAGGAAGCGCTCCGGGTCGGTCACGGCCTCGCCCTCGTCCGGGCGCCACAGCGGCACGTACACCAGGCCGGGGTCGAGCAGGTCCCAGCCGTCGAAGAACCGCAGGATCTCGGCGTGGGACCGGGACACCGCCGGAGACGTGGCCCGGTCGTAGAGCTTGCCGATCGCCGCGGTCTTGGTCGGCCGCGCCTCGTGCGTGAGATGCGAGACCACCAGGAAGCTGCCCGGCGCGGCCGCCTCCCGCAGCGCCGCCACGATGCCCGCCGGGTCCTCCGCGGGCTTGATCAGGTGCAGTGCCGCCACGAGCAGGAACGCCACCGGCTCGGAGAGGTCGACCAGCCCCTTCAATTCCGGCGCCGCGAGGACGCCCGCCGGATCGCGCATGTCGGCCTGGACCACCGCGACGCGGTCGTCGCCCGCCAGCAGGGCGCGGCTGTGCGCCACCGCGACGTCGTCGTTGTCGACGTACACCACGCGCGCGTGAGGATCGACTTCCCGTACGACCTCGTGCACGTTGCCCTGCGTCGGAATGCCCGAGCCGATGTCGACGAACTGGGCGACGCCGTCCTCGGCGAGCGCGCGCACGGCCCGGCGCAGGAACGCCCGGTTCGCGCGCGCCAGTTCCCGCGCCCGCGGCTCCACCCGCAGCAGCCCCGTCGCCAGATCACGATCCGACGCGAAATTGTGGGCTCCCCCGAGCAGATAGTCGTACACCCGTGCGACGCTGGGTCTGCGGCTGTCGACCTCGGGTGGGATCCACTCGGAGTCCATGCAACGCCTCCCTTTGACCCGAAGGGGGTGCCGTCCGCGGGCACCTCAGCGTAACGCCGGCCGCGGCGGAAGGCCCCCGCACACGGACTGTGAGGACCATGGCCGAAGACCCCGCACGGCCGGCCCGGGCGACCGTCCTGCTC encodes:
- the kamD gene encoding lysine 5,6-aminomutase subunit alpha: MAPQGKLDLDPEAVRTARRLAARAAEPIIDMARSHTTVSVERALLRLAGLTGADDEGRPWANHLADAVRGQVGLEHGLALPVWDALLTGSHGSLDDLARAAARGRVSFRLPSGTDAEHARKAAGEAARGGMARIDRRRAERDRLLAELPTPDRADPARPLVYLIVATGDIYEDIPQAQAAAREGADVVAVIRSTGQSLLDFVPEGATREGYAGTYATRENFRLMRAALDEVSRELGRYVRLTNYASGLCMPEIATLAGLERLDMMLNDCMYGIIFRDINPRRTFIDQRFSRQIHARAGIVINTGEDNYLTTADAVDAAHTVVVSQLLNERFGHEAGLADDQLGLGHAFEINPAIPESFRMELAHAQLVRELFPGAPLKYMPPTKHMTGNIFAGYLLDAFFNLAGVMTGQSIILIGMMTEGIHTPWLSDRDLALENVRYVRDACGNLAEDFMPRPDGMLVQRAKQVLSESVELLERIADDGLLEAIAEGTFGITRRPPDGGKGLDGVVARADGYFNPAIEILDTEDPHAARSTADQEVPA
- a CDS encoding bestrophin-like domain, whose protein sequence is MILYFAAAACAVGVVIVAGQLVRRARGSVDDAAPDGPTSSHTGAMLSALFLLAFAIAIVVPWTTADSARSNTYTESQAIAEAYWAAQRLPAADARRVQDGLIAYVELVRGPEWRLMKKGRLTDRGWADLDGLRREAIAVQAGTDEAKDARSAVLDHLGEISAARRQRAMDARTTPPAGLLAVTLVTGIVVLLLPFLAGARPRGMALVPLSLMAALLAAGAYLTVDISHVFTGALAVGPEAFTGLHADLQRIAGGG
- a CDS encoding SAM-dependent methyltransferase → MDSEWIPPEVDSRRPSVARVYDYLLGGAHNFASDRDLATGLLRVEPRARELARANRAFLRRAVRALAEDGVAQFVDIGSGIPTQGNVHEVVREVDPHARVVYVDNDDVAVAHSRALLAGDDRVAVVQADMRDPAGVLAAPELKGLVDLSEPVAFLLVAALHLIKPAEDPAGIVAALREAAAPGSFLVVSHLTHEARPTKTAAIGKLYDRATSPAVSRSHAEILRFFDGWDLLDPGLVYVPLWRPDEGEAVTDPERFLVFGGVGRRA